attatgcagGTTGTAACTGGTTTcgtaataaatgaaaataatacaatagaAATCGAGTACAGGAACCATACGTTTTAGGACCATTAAGTCGGGTGAACAAAAgtagtaaatgaaaattttggtaGAAATTAAACATGAATTCGAGtcatacaaaattacaaacaaaacaacgatacaaaatatatttaaagaatactGTACTTAAAGGCAGAGGATTGTACGTGAAAAGTTTAGACTCAATTCCAGCAGGAAgtgttatatttaaatcgtCTCCATAtgcatttgttttaaattatcaaCATTGGGCAACGCattgtttcaattgttttcaatatagtaaaaaaaagttaaaacgCTGTTTAGGATGCCAGTGTGTTTTTTATTGTACAGTTGAATGTCAAAAACAAGACTGGGTCAATCACAAAAATGAagtattgtttgtttttcatttgaaaaaacattcattggTTTCTTTCTTGTTGTTTACGAGTGTAGTGTAAAAATCTTACATCGTTTCTGTGTCAATGTAGAAGATGCAATGTTGTGGACGAAGACATTACGGATTTTCTTCTTGTTGCGCGTACTTTAAGAAGGTTACGTGTagataaagaaacaattccTTTGATTTCATTACAAGAAACACTTTCTAAGGCAGATTCAGA
The Hylaeus volcanicus isolate JK05 unplaced genomic scaffold, UHH_iyHylVolc1.0_haploid 12221, whole genome shotgun sequence DNA segment above includes these coding regions:
- the LOC128883385 gene encoding N-lysine methyltransferase SMYD2-like isoform X4, with amino-acid sequence MNSSHTKLQTKQRYKIYLKNTVLKGRGLYVKSLDSIPAGSVIFKSSPYAFVLNYQHWATHCFNCFQYSKKKLKRCLGCQCVFYCTVECQKQDWVNHKNECKNLTSFLCQCRRCNVVDEDITDFLLVARTLRRLRVDKETIPLISLQETLSKADSECLVTHWNYVESMCVTQELQKDPKVVEALMATQLLGSLVTSKEELYVWLNMFQCNNFSITDDRMVCIGAGVYAVGSLLNHSCRPNCIYTFDPITKTQVNLSLKNVLSNGQFWFVEKYKRKTSNASCTLWIFLFLQRL
- the LOC128883385 gene encoding N-lysine methyltransferase SMYD2-like isoform X5, with the protein product MNSSHTKLQTKQRYKIYLKNTVLKGRGLYVKSLDSIPAGSVIFKSSPYAFVLNYQHWATHCFNCFQYSKKKLKRCLGCQCVFYCTVECQKQDWVNHKNECKNLTSFLCQCRRCNVVDEDITDFLLVARTLRRLRVDKETIPLISLQETLSKADSECLVTHWNYVESMCVTQELQKDPKVVEALMATQLLGSLVTSKEELYVWLNMFQCNNFSITDDRMVCIGAGVYAVGSLLNHSCRPNCIYTFDPITKTQYKRKTSNASCTLWIFLFLQRL